DNA from Dokdonella koreensis DS-123:
CCGCCGGGGCGAACGGCGTGGTCGCGCTGACGATGTACCTGCCGAAGCCGAGCCGCGGCGCGCAGGCCGCCGCGCGCAGGTGCGCCTGGACGATGTCTTCCAGGTCGGCCCGCCGGTGCAGGTACTCGTTGGCCTTGAGGTTGGCGTCGGCATAGGCATCGCGGGCCGCCGGGTCGTCGTCGGCTTCCGGGAAGAAGCGCGACGTGCGCAGCACGATGCAGGCCAGCCCATCGTGGCGGTGGAGCAGTTGGCACAGGTCCTCGGCCGCGGCCTTCGTCACGCCGTAGATGTTCTTCGGAACCGGAACCACGTCCTCGGTCACCCAGGCTGCCGGTGCGTCCGGCGCCGGCGTCAGCGCGCCGCCGAAGACACTCGTCGTGCTGGTGTAGACGAAGGCGTCCACGCCGGCCGTCACCGCTTCTTCGAGCAGGTTCAGCGTGCCGGTGATGGTGGTGTCGATGAAATCCTGCCGCGCATGCGTGGCGACGTGCGGCTTGTGCAGCGTGGCCGCATGGAAGACGGTCCGCACGCCCCGCAGGCAGCGCGCCACGAAAGCGCGATCGGTGATCGAGCCGACATGGGTCGTGAACGGCGATGCGAGACGGTCGAGGCCGACGGGGTTCCTTCCCTGGGCAACCAGGGTGCGCATCAGCGCTTCGCCGAGGTGGCCGGCACTGCCGGTGACGAGGATACCCATGCTCCGATCCCGCTGCGGGCGAAAGCACCGATTCTGCAGCATCGTCGGCGACGTTCGCATCCCGGCGTATCGAACAAGACCGCACCGACCGCTTCGCGCGAACGCGCGGGCCGCCCGGCGTTGCCGGCCGGCCGCAGGCGACCGCCGCCCATGACCGCAGAACGGCCTCAGGCGACGGATGCGATCACGCCGCCGATGCTCGCCCGGCCATGCGCGTCCGGCACGGTCGCTGCGGCACCGCCGCCTCCGCGGGCGGTACGACCCGGATCACCAGCTCGCCGTCGGCAATCGTGACGACGGCCTTGCTGCCGACCTTGAATCCGGCGTCCGCCAGCCATTGCCCGCCCAGCTTCAAGACCGGCACCTGGCGAGGCAGCCATTGTCCCTTGAGCGGGCGATAGTGGTCGTAGCCAATCGTCAGCTGATTGGGCTTGCAGGCCTTTTGCGGCCAGATCTGGCGGGAGGGGTCGATCATGATCACGTCCTGGTCTGTGGGGCGCCCGTCCGTACGATCACCTGCCCGGACGCCGGAACGTCCGCACCGGCATGCCTTCGGGCGCAGGGGTGGCGACCGGGACTGTGCGATCGACGTGTCTCAGAACCCGCGACACGGGCGCCGGCTGGCTGGCGCCGCGCGGCAGCGCTCAGCGATCCAGGCATCCGCGCAGCGCCCGCGCAGCCGCCGGGTTGCGCACCTTGGCGGCGCTGATGAAATAGACGAACACATCGCGCCGGCTGGCCGGGGTGGCCGCCTGCACCGCCTGGACGTACGGCAGATCGGCCGGCGCCGTGCCGGCGGCCCAGGCGCGTGCACGCGTGGCCCAGGCGTCCAGCTCCGCGGCGGGGTAGCCGGTGGTCACCGCTTCGCGGCTGCGCATCAGTCGGGCATAGACGACGTCGCCGGTGAGGTCGGCGAAGGACGGGTAGTCCGGGGAATCGGTGAAGACCGTGGGCAGGCGGTGCGCGCGTGCCAGGGCGAGGTAGCGGTCGCACTGGAAGCTGGGATGGCGTACTTCCAGCACGTGCCGCAGCGGCACGCCGTCCAGCGTGCGCGGCAGCAGATCGAGAAAGGCCGAGAAATCGTCCGGATCGAAGCGGCGCTGCGGCCGGAACTGCCAGAGGATCGGACCGAGCCGGTCGCCCAGCTCGGCCAGCCCGCCGGAGACGAAGGCGTCGATCGTCCGGCCGGTATCGGCCAGCCGGCGCGCTTCGGTGCAATAGCGCGGCGCCTTGAGCGAGAACACGAAACCGGCGGGTGTCTCCGCGTGCCAGCGCGCATAGGTGGCGGGCTTCTGTGCGCCGTAGTACGTGCCGTTGACCTCGATCGCGTCCAACTGCCGGCTGGCGTACTCCAGCTCGCGCTTGTGCGCCAGCCCGGCCGGGTAGAACACGCCGCGCCAGGGTGCATAGGTCCAGCCACCGATGCCGGTGCGGATGGCGTCCGGCAGCGAGGCGGCCGGTTTCGTCGCGAACAGGTCCGGGTGCATGGCAGGCGTGGCGTGACGGCGGAAGCTGCGATTGTCCCGCGCCGGGAGTCCCGCCGGAACCGCTGCCGGGCAGCCGCCTCAGGCCGGCTTCAGCCGCCGGCGCCACCCGGCAGCGGCGGCGCCCACCGCGCAGGCCGCGGCCACGTAGTAGACGGCGGCGTTGGGTTCGCTGCGCAGCCAGAACGCGACCGCCAACGGCGTCAGGCCGCCGGAGATCGCATAGGCCACGTTGTAGGCGAAGGAAATGCCCGAGTAGCGGATCGCCGCCGGGAAGGCCTGCACCATCGCCGTCGGCACCACGCCGACCACACCGACGCAGAAGCCAGCGGCCGCGTACAACCCCATGATCTGGTGCGGCGCGCTGCGCAGCCCCAGGTACAGCACGGCGGTCGCGCCGGCCAGCACGGCGGCGCCGATCACCAGCACTCGACGTACGCCGAACCGGTCCGCGGCAAGGCCGTAGACGATGCAGCCGGCGCACAGGGCCAGTGTCGCGGCACTGTTGGCCCGCGCGGCGACGGCGGCCGGAATCGCGAACAGGTTCTGTACCAGCGTCGGCGTCATCAGGATCACGACCACGATGCCGGCCGTCAGCAGCCAGGTCAGCAGCATCGAGACCGCCACGGCCTGCCGGTGGCCGCCCAGCACCTGCCGCAGCGGCAACCCCTCGACCAGTGCGCGCCGTTCCCGCAAGGCCTCGAACACCGGGGTCTCGTGCAGGAACCGGCGCAGCCAGACGGCCAGCAGGCCGAATACGCCGCCGAGCACGAACGGAATGCGCCAGGCTCCGTCCAGCACCGCCTGGTGGCTCCATGCGCTTTTGATGCCGCTGGCCACCAGCGAGCCGATCAGGATGCCCAGCGTCAACCCGGCCGTCAGCGTGCCGCAGGCCAGGCCCACGCGCGACGGCGGGACGTGCTCGGCGACGAAGACCCAGGCACCGGGCACTTCACCGCCCACGGCGGCGCCCTGCAACAGGCGCAGCACCAGCAACAGCAGCGGCGCGGCAATGCCGATGCTCGCATAGGTCGGCAGCAGCCCCATCAGCAGCGTGGGCACCGCCATCAGCAGCACGCTCAGCATGAACATCCGCTTGCGGCCCACGCGATCGCCGAAGTGCGCCATGACGATGCCGCCCAGCGGGCGCGCCAGGTAGCCGGCCGCGAAGATGCCGAAGGTCTGCAGCTG
Protein-coding regions in this window:
- a CDS encoding NAD-dependent epimerase/dehydratase family protein, giving the protein MGILVTGSAGHLGEALMRTLVAQGRNPVGLDRLASPFTTHVGSITDRAFVARCLRGVRTVFHAATLHKPHVATHARQDFIDTTITGTLNLLEEAVTAGVDAFVYTSTTSVFGGALTPAPDAPAAWVTEDVVPVPKNIYGVTKAAAEDLCQLLHRHDGLACIVLRTSRFFPEADDDPAARDAYADANLKANEYLHRRADLEDIVQAHLRAAACAPRLGFGRYIVSATTPFAPADMPALRTDAPGVVLRRVPAYAPEYARRGWTMAPQIDRVYDNARARTDLDWHPRYDFSYVIDRLRAGEDVRSPLARAVGAKGYHAETFAEGPYPVRAR
- a CDS encoding SymE family type I addiction module toxin, which translates into the protein MIDPSRQIWPQKACKPNQLTIGYDHYRPLKGQWLPRQVPVLKLGGQWLADAGFKVGSKAVVTIADGELVIRVVPPAEAAVPQRPCRTRMAGRASAA
- a CDS encoding DUF72 domain-containing protein — protein: MHPDLFATKPAASLPDAIRTGIGGWTYAPWRGVFYPAGLAHKRELEYASRQLDAIEVNGTYYGAQKPATYARWHAETPAGFVFSLKAPRYCTEARRLADTGRTIDAFVSGGLAELGDRLGPILWQFRPQRRFDPDDFSAFLDLLPRTLDGVPLRHVLEVRHPSFQCDRYLALARAHRLPTVFTDSPDYPSFADLTGDVVYARLMRSREAVTTGYPAAELDAWATRARAWAAGTAPADLPYVQAVQAATPASRRDVFVYFISAAKVRNPAAARALRGCLDR
- a CDS encoding MFS transporter; amino-acid sequence: MTDPAPRTLARRDVRTLLLAALGGALEFYDFIIFVFFAATIAELFFPPDLPEWLRQLQTFGIFAAGYLARPLGGIVMAHFGDRVGRKRMFMLSVLLMAVPTLLMGLLPTYASIGIAAPLLLLVLRLLQGAAVGGEVPGAWVFVAEHVPPSRVGLACGTLTAGLTLGILIGSLVASGIKSAWSHQAVLDGAWRIPFVLGGVFGLLAVWLRRFLHETPVFEALRERRALVEGLPLRQVLGGHRQAVAVSMLLTWLLTAGIVVVILMTPTLVQNLFAIPAAVAARANSAATLALCAGCIVYGLAADRFGVRRVLVIGAAVLAGATAVLYLGLRSAPHQIMGLYAAAGFCVGVVGVVPTAMVQAFPAAIRYSGISFAYNVAYAISGGLTPLAVAFWLRSEPNAAVYYVAAACAVGAAAAGWRRRLKPA